The Tardiphaga alba genome includes a window with the following:
- a CDS encoding ABC transporter substrate-binding protein yields MSNTNQFTRRSLLKTAGGLALVSGLSAPSILSAQSSDVIRIGHLTPRTGFLGPLGEYGVMAIDLAVEEINAAGGVMGRKVELLKEDSINPQTASTKAERMIERDKVACIIGEISSASCLTIAQVATRNKTLFINTGGNSDALRGKDCQRYMFHVESQNSMYVKTVGRSFLRDGLVKGKKWYSLTADYAFGHDLLSVSKRFMQANGGNFAGDDLVPTDATDFSAYLLKIREAKPDLVVINLAGNQITNFLKQYAEFGLTFPVGGFGFDTALAWAAGKGNFVGTWPVVWHHLLDTPGSKAFVTAFTNKYKKPPENQAWGDYIATKIVAQSINELKSAESPKIIEHFEKGAKFDLLKTRPGYFRASDHQLMHEMYAVTALPADKIKNQWDIFSSSPAVPGPDEPLEVIASTAEENTCKFPS; encoded by the coding sequence ATGTCGAACACCAATCAATTCACGCGCCGCAGTCTGCTCAAGACGGCGGGCGGTCTCGCGCTTGTTTCCGGCCTGTCGGCACCGTCGATCCTGAGCGCCCAGAGCTCAGACGTCATTCGCATCGGCCATCTCACGCCGCGCACCGGCTTCCTCGGCCCGCTCGGTGAATATGGCGTGATGGCCATCGATCTCGCGGTGGAAGAGATCAACGCCGCCGGCGGCGTGATGGGGCGCAAGGTCGAACTGCTCAAGGAAGACTCGATCAATCCGCAGACGGCCTCGACCAAGGCGGAGCGCATGATCGAGCGCGACAAGGTCGCTTGTATCATCGGCGAGATTTCGTCGGCGTCGTGCCTGACCATCGCGCAGGTCGCCACCCGCAACAAGACGCTGTTCATCAACACTGGCGGCAATTCGGACGCGCTGCGCGGCAAGGATTGCCAGCGCTACATGTTCCATGTGGAGTCGCAGAACTCGATGTATGTGAAGACGGTCGGCCGCTCGTTCCTGCGCGACGGCCTCGTCAAGGGCAAGAAGTGGTACTCGCTCACGGCTGACTATGCCTTCGGCCATGACCTGCTCAGCGTGTCGAAGCGCTTCATGCAGGCCAATGGCGGCAACTTCGCCGGCGACGATCTGGTGCCGACCGACGCCACCGACTTCTCCGCCTATCTGCTCAAGATCCGCGAGGCCAAGCCCGATCTCGTGGTGATCAATCTGGCCGGCAACCAGATCACCAACTTCCTGAAGCAGTATGCGGAGTTCGGACTGACATTCCCGGTCGGCGGGTTCGGCTTCGACACGGCGCTGGCCTGGGCTGCAGGCAAGGGCAATTTCGTCGGCACCTGGCCTGTGGTCTGGCATCATCTGCTCGACACGCCCGGTAGCAAGGCCTTCGTCACGGCCTTCACCAACAAGTACAAGAAGCCGCCGGAAAACCAGGCCTGGGGCGATTACATCGCCACCAAGATCGTGGCGCAGAGCATCAATGAACTGAAGTCGGCGGAGTCGCCCAAGATCATCGAGCATTTCGAAAAGGGCGCGAAGTTCGACCTGCTGAAGACGCGGCCCGGCTACTTCCGTGCGTCGGATCACCAGCTGATGCACGAGATGTATGCGGTGACGGCGTTGCCGGCCGACAAGATCAAGAACCAGTGGGACATCTTCTCCTCGAGCCCGGCCGTCCCCGGACCGGATGAACCGCTCGAGGTGATTGCCTCCACGGCGGAAGAGAACACCTGCAAATTCCCGAGCTAG
- a CDS encoding SDR family oxidoreductase: MDLTIKGLRVIVTAGANGIGLAIARAFANEGARVHICDVDRTALDALSSSDPQITQSHCDVSDRASVQRLFDDATAALGGLDVLVNNAGIAGPTAKVEEMHPDDWDRCLNICLTGQFNCTRLAVPLLRQSSNGSIVNLSSAAGRVGFAMRSPYAAAKWGVIGFTKSLSIELGPDNIRVNAILPGLVAGDRQRRVLEAKAQQRGISFAEMEKTAFSYTSIKDYVTPEQIADQILFLASPRGRTISGQAISICGDTQMLG, translated from the coding sequence ATGGATCTCACCATCAAGGGTTTGCGCGTCATCGTCACCGCCGGCGCCAATGGCATCGGCCTCGCCATCGCCCGCGCCTTTGCGAATGAAGGCGCCCGCGTTCATATCTGCGATGTGGATCGCACAGCACTCGACGCGTTGTCCTCCAGCGATCCGCAGATCACGCAGTCGCATTGCGACGTGTCGGATCGTGCGTCCGTCCAACGCCTGTTCGACGACGCCACCGCAGCACTCGGCGGCCTCGATGTCCTCGTCAACAATGCCGGCATTGCAGGTCCGACCGCCAAGGTCGAGGAGATGCATCCGGATGACTGGGATCGCTGCCTGAACATCTGCCTGACCGGGCAGTTCAACTGCACCCGCCTCGCCGTGCCGCTGCTGCGCCAGAGCAGCAATGGCTCCATCGTCAATCTGTCATCGGCAGCGGGGCGCGTCGGCTTTGCGATGCGCTCGCCTTATGCCGCGGCGAAATGGGGCGTCATCGGCTTCACGAAGTCGCTGTCCATCGAACTCGGCCCCGACAATATCCGCGTCAACGCGATCCTGCCCGGCCTCGTCGCCGGCGATCGCCAGCGCCGCGTGCTGGAAGCCAAGGCGCAGCAGCGCGGCATTTCCTTTGCCGAGATGGAGAAGACGGCGTTCTCCTACACCTCGATCAAGGACTACGTCACGCCGGAGCAGATCGCGGACCAGATCCTGTTTCTCGCCAGTCCGCGCGGACGCACCATCTCCGGCCAGGCGATCTCGATCTGCGGCGACACCCAGATGCTGGGCTGA
- a CDS encoding autotransporter domain-containing protein, which translates to MQHFDRATSYTPSATTFCGPLVRESRLAHLRHVLMAGAAVTICGMSQAHAQAPSYVWNNTAGDGSLFNAQNWAPGAPPTGFSYNGALISSGNAVVGSAGGTIGSGLSVGNTTNTATLTVNNGGTLNLLASLSVGATSAVTVSGANSKIVLGEPDSHYGRININGGLTIENGGTLTAQTISTNAHAINLGSSLVTGSGSLLALTGRFGLRGDDSNIATLTLSNGGALSVSGEFGLGFMPGSGDGSGTLNIGAAAGQAAAGAGILSAASGITFGTAYDSKLVLNHTATEASPFVLSPVLTGGGFYQITSSSGNDYYTALKGNGEINQMAGVTHVTGTSLGFSGTTNVTGGKLLLATSGSALGGNFNVSGSGVLGGIGTIGTPAWEETIDVSTRHNAATQTIIGAGGTLAPGLTGTTGTLTVRGDLAFDANSIYAVKIDGNKNHDATNVSGNVTIASGAKLEVTALGGQGDYSVNYATPQQFSIITSTGTLSGTFTVQNSAFLTYTSTSDANHAYLTVALRGTPAPDRQWTGTTGTWDTAANWDQGSAPVTTGAGEAVNVAIASGEATHNGALRLGVDAGDHTTLTISGTGKLAVKSVTTPVTSAGLVTIGGTGTAAVKVSGSAASLSADSNLIVANGTLTVENGAQADGQLISVSAAPGAQANALVTGSGSSLTARNAVRIGSSTGTGTLTLTDGGTLTATTSGQNGVVVASSTTATGTLNIGAAEGQSAAGAGILNAPTFFFGSGNGTLVFNHTGTDYAFAPQIQVQPTMEGDRTIKQIAGVTRITADGSAFNGNVDVSGGSLLVDTNGKLGGAFNVTGGVLGGIGALGTAGTSINLTAGTLSPGLGNTIGTLNVAGDLAFGANSIYAVKFAGNETSDLTLVGGSVTIADGARVRATALGGQGDYGVNYAGAGYRYTILTALGAVTGQFSAVQNSAFLNYTTSSDANNVYLTVALKGDPAPTPTKYEWAGGTNDNDWSESANWTPYSPPPTYVAPINGTAVTVAINSGNAVIREAGTTLGNNLYLAENAGDQANLAITGNGTLQSSTVVVGGAGTAGLTVSGATAALNATGNILAGNGAGSNGTVTIQNGATATTTQIVGAGYSSGATGNIVVTGQNSSLTGRFLRLGYYGGTGTLTIANGATVTTTAIENGTAIAAQQGGTGTLNIGAAAGEAAVAAGTLNSDKVNFGSGTGTLVFNHTDTNYAFAPVLTSSDGSATIRHLAGTTRLTADSSAFDGTTNVSGGTLLVDTAGKLGGVFDVSGTGILGGIGTIGTAGKATTISSGTLAPGLVGAIGTLNVAGDLVFGANSTYAVNIAGNKTSDLTLVGGTTTIADGAKVLVSALGGQGDYGTDYSGSGHRYTILTSTGALTGKFTDVQDSAFLNYTSTSDANNAYLTAALKANPTNPTNPSVFTPVANTGNQIATARALDSLSQGSALWWAVANVPTYEAAREAYNQLSGAPIASSQAAMVNDSQAVRSAVNDRIRGAFDSVAAPNMAVMSYAPERDAYAYAGQFNKIAPQPAQRERESFAVWGSAFGSWGKVNSDGNAARVDTETGGLLAGVDTLVLNNWRLGLFGGYSHSKFNTSNSRGTSDSYHVGGYAGTSIGSLALRSGMSYTWYDNRSQRSITFLGQRADGHYKAGSFQAFGELGYRIDVSSAIALEPYVNASHVRLNTDAFQETGSIAALTVQEQNASTTYTTLGSRASTMFELAGFQTTARGGIGWRHAFGDIVPVSTVAFANSSSFTVSGLPIDQNVAVIEAGLDFRMLPSGTLGISYNGQYGARGSENGVNARLRVQF; encoded by the coding sequence ATGCAGCACTTTGATCGTGCGACCTCGTATACGCCGTCGGCGACGACATTTTGCGGACCGCTTGTTCGCGAGTCCCGTCTCGCGCATCTGCGCCATGTGCTGATGGCCGGCGCAGCCGTCACGATCTGCGGGATGAGCCAGGCCCACGCGCAGGCGCCGTCCTATGTCTGGAACAACACGGCAGGAGATGGTTCGCTCTTCAATGCGCAGAACTGGGCGCCGGGTGCGCCACCGACCGGTTTCAGCTATAACGGCGCGCTGATTTCCAGCGGGAATGCCGTCGTCGGAAGTGCAGGCGGCACGATCGGATCGGGCCTCAGCGTGGGCAATACGACGAACACCGCGACGCTGACCGTCAACAATGGCGGCACGTTGAACCTGCTGGCTAGCTTGTCCGTCGGTGCGACCAGCGCCGTCACCGTGTCGGGTGCCAATTCCAAAATCGTACTCGGTGAACCCGATTCACACTACGGCAGGATCAATATCAATGGTGGTCTGACGATCGAAAACGGGGGCACGCTGACCGCACAGACGATCAGCACCAACGCTCATGCGATCAACCTCGGCAGCAGCCTCGTGACCGGAAGCGGCTCGTTGCTGGCCTTGACGGGACGATTTGGGCTCAGGGGCGACGATTCAAACATCGCCACCCTGACGCTATCAAACGGCGGTGCCCTCAGCGTCAGTGGCGAGTTCGGTCTCGGGTTCATGCCAGGCTCCGGCGACGGCAGTGGCACGCTGAACATCGGTGCAGCGGCGGGGCAAGCTGCAGCGGGGGCGGGTATTCTGTCCGCCGCGAGCGGGATCACGTTCGGCACCGCCTATGACAGCAAGCTGGTGCTCAACCACACCGCGACCGAAGCCTCGCCATTCGTGCTGTCGCCGGTGCTGACAGGGGGCGGCTTCTATCAGATCACGTCGTCTTCGGGGAACGACTATTACACGGCGCTCAAAGGGAACGGTGAGATCAATCAGATGGCCGGTGTGACGCATGTCACTGGCACCAGCCTCGGCTTCAGCGGCACGACCAACGTCACCGGTGGAAAGTTGCTGCTTGCGACAAGCGGATCTGCGCTCGGCGGCAACTTCAATGTCTCCGGATCAGGCGTTCTGGGTGGTATCGGCACCATCGGTACACCGGCCTGGGAGGAGACGATCGATGTCTCTACCCGTCATAACGCAGCGACGCAGACGATCATCGGCGCCGGCGGCACGCTGGCGCCGGGTCTGACCGGCACGACGGGAACGCTCACCGTCCGCGGCGATCTCGCATTCGACGCCAATTCGATCTACGCAGTGAAGATTGATGGCAACAAGAACCATGATGCCACGAACGTTAGTGGCAATGTGACCATCGCGTCCGGCGCGAAGCTCGAGGTGACGGCGCTTGGCGGTCAGGGCGACTACAGCGTCAACTATGCCACGCCGCAGCAGTTCTCGATCATCACGTCCACCGGCACCCTGAGCGGCACGTTCACGGTGCAGAACTCGGCGTTCCTGACCTACACCTCGACTTCTGACGCGAACCACGCCTATCTCACCGTGGCGCTGCGCGGCACGCCGGCGCCGGATCGCCAGTGGACCGGTACGACCGGTACATGGGACACGGCAGCAAACTGGGATCAGGGCAGCGCTCCCGTCACCACTGGTGCCGGCGAGGCCGTCAATGTCGCTATCGCCAGCGGTGAGGCGACTCACAACGGCGCGCTTCGTCTCGGCGTCGATGCGGGAGACCATACGACGCTCACCATATCCGGAACCGGCAAACTGGCGGTGAAGAGCGTGACAACACCGGTGACGTCGGCCGGCTTGGTCACCATCGGCGGCACGGGGACGGCTGCCGTCAAGGTGAGTGGCAGCGCCGCATCGCTGTCGGCCGATTCCAACCTCATCGTGGCCAACGGCACGCTGACCGTCGAGAACGGCGCGCAGGCCGATGGACAGCTGATATCGGTCAGCGCCGCCCCCGGCGCGCAGGCGAATGCCTTGGTGACCGGCAGCGGTTCGTCGCTGACGGCGCGAAACGCAGTCCGCATCGGGTCCAGCACCGGCACCGGTACATTGACCCTTACCGATGGCGGCACGCTGACTGCGACCACATCAGGTCAGAACGGCGTTGTCGTCGCATCGAGCACGACCGCTACCGGTACACTCAATATCGGTGCGGCCGAGGGGCAGTCGGCTGCGGGCGCGGGCATCCTGAATGCGCCGACCTTCTTCTTCGGCTCTGGCAACGGCACCCTGGTCTTCAACCACACCGGTACCGATTACGCGTTCGCTCCGCAGATTCAGGTGCAGCCGACCATGGAGGGCGACCGCACCATCAAGCAGATCGCCGGCGTGACGCGGATCACCGCCGACGGCTCCGCGTTTAACGGCAATGTCGATGTCAGTGGCGGATCGCTGTTGGTAGACACCAATGGCAAGCTTGGCGGCGCCTTCAATGTCACCGGCGGGGTTCTCGGTGGTATCGGTGCGCTCGGTACGGCCGGCACCAGCATCAACCTGACCGCGGGCACGCTGTCGCCCGGTCTCGGCAATACGATCGGCACGCTGAATGTGGCAGGCGATCTCGCCTTCGGCGCCAACTCGATCTATGCGGTCAAGTTCGCCGGCAACGAGACCTCCGATCTGACGCTGGTCGGCGGTTCGGTGACGATCGCGGATGGCGCGCGCGTGCGGGCGACTGCATTGGGTGGCCAGGGCGACTATGGTGTCAACTATGCGGGAGCGGGCTATCGCTACACCATCCTGACCGCGCTTGGCGCGGTGACCGGCCAGTTCAGCGCCGTGCAGAACTCCGCATTCCTCAACTACACAACATCGTCGGATGCCAACAATGTCTATTTGACGGTGGCGCTCAAAGGCGATCCGGCGCCGACCCCCACGAAGTATGAATGGGCGGGCGGCACGAACGACAATGACTGGTCGGAATCCGCGAATTGGACACCTTACTCGCCTCCGCCCACCTATGTCGCGCCGATCAACGGCACGGCCGTCACGGTCGCGATCAACAGCGGCAATGCGGTCATCCGCGAGGCCGGCACGACGCTCGGCAATAACCTGTATCTCGCGGAGAATGCCGGCGATCAGGCCAATCTCGCCATCACCGGCAACGGCACGCTGCAGTCGAGCACTGTCGTGGTGGGCGGCGCGGGCACAGCCGGCCTCACGGTGAGCGGCGCGACCGCAGCACTGAACGCCACCGGCAACATCCTCGCCGGCAACGGCGCGGGCAGCAACGGCACGGTGACCATTCAGAATGGCGCGACCGCTACGACAACGCAGATCGTTGGCGCGGGCTATTCCAGTGGCGCGACGGGCAATATCGTGGTGACCGGCCAGAACTCGTCACTGACAGGCCGTTTCCTGCGCCTCGGTTACTACGGCGGCACAGGTACGCTCACCATCGCGAATGGTGCGACGGTGACGACGACTGCGATCGAGAACGGGACTGCCATCGCGGCTCAGCAGGGTGGCACCGGCACCTTGAATATCGGCGCGGCCGCAGGCGAGGCTGCTGTTGCTGCCGGTACGCTGAACAGCGACAAGGTGAATTTCGGCAGCGGCACCGGCACGCTGGTGTTCAATCACACCGACACGAATTATGCTTTCGCGCCGGTTCTCACCAGCAGCGACGGCAGCGCCACCATTCGTCATCTCGCTGGAACCACGCGCCTGACGGCGGATAGCTCCGCCTTCGATGGCACCACCAATGTCAGCGGCGGCACGCTGCTGGTCGATACCGCCGGCAAGCTCGGCGGCGTCTTCGATGTGTCCGGCACCGGCATCCTTGGTGGCATCGGCACCATCGGCACGGCCGGGAAGGCCACCACCATCTCGTCGGGCACTCTGGCGCCGGGCCTGGTCGGTGCGATCGGAACGCTCAATGTCGCCGGTGATCTGGTCTTCGGTGCAAACTCCACCTATGCGGTGAATATCGCCGGCAACAAGACCTCGGACCTGACGCTTGTCGGCGGCACCACTACGATTGCCGATGGTGCCAAAGTGCTTGTGTCGGCACTTGGTGGGCAGGGCGACTACGGGACGGACTATTCCGGCTCGGGTCATCGCTACACGATCCTTACCTCGACGGGCGCGTTGACCGGAAAGTTCACCGATGTGCAGGACTCCGCGTTCCTGAACTACACATCGACGTCTGATGCGAACAATGCGTATCTCACCGCTGCGCTGAAGGCGAACCCGACCAACCCGACCAATCCGAGCGTGTTCACGCCGGTGGCCAATACGGGCAACCAGATCGCCACCGCACGCGCACTGGACTCGCTGTCGCAGGGCAGTGCGTTGTGGTGGGCCGTGGCCAATGTGCCGACCTATGAGGCGGCGCGTGAAGCCTATAACCAGCTGTCGGGTGCTCCGATCGCATCGAGTCAGGCTGCGATGGTCAATGACAGCCAGGCGGTCCGTAGCGCGGTCAACGATCGTATCCGCGGCGCCTTCGACAGTGTTGCGGCACCGAACATGGCGGTGATGTCCTACGCTCCCGAGCGTGACGCCTATGCCTATGCCGGTCAGTTCAACAAGATCGCGCCGCAGCCTGCGCAGCGCGAGCGAGAGAGCTTCGCCGTGTGGGGCAGCGCATTCGGATCGTGGGGCAAGGTGAATTCGGACGGCAATGCCGCCCGCGTGGACACCGAGACCGGCGGCCTTCTGGCAGGTGTCGATACCCTGGTGCTGAACAACTGGCGGCTCGGCCTGTTCGGCGGCTACAGCCACTCGAAGTTCAACACCAGCAATTCGCGCGGAACGAGCGACAGCTACCATGTCGGTGGTTATGCAGGCACGTCGATCGGTTCGCTGGCCCTGCGGTCGGGCATGTCCTACACGTGGTATGACAACCGCAGCCAGCGCAGCATCACGTTCCTCGGCCAGCGTGCCGATGGACACTACAAGGCCGGCTCGTTCCAGGCCTTCGGCGAACTCGGTTACAGGATCGACGTGTCGTCCGCGATTGCGCTCGAGCCCTATGTCAATGCCTCGCATGTCCGCCTGAACACCGATGCGTTCCAGGAAACCGGCAGCATCGCGGCACTGACCGTGCAGGAACAGAACGCCAGCACCACCTACACCACGCTGGGTTCGCGCGCCTCGACGATGTTTGAACTCGCAGGTTTCCAGACCACGGCGCGTGGTGGAATCGGCTGGCGACATGCCTTCGGTGACATCGTTCCGGTGTCCACGGTGGCCTTCGCGAACAGCAGCTCCTTCACGGTGTCGGGCTTGCCGATCGACCAGAACGTGGCCGTCATCGAAGCCGGCCTGGATTTCCGCATGCTTCCGTCCGGCACGCTGGGCATTTCCTATAACGGCCAGTATGGCGCGCGCGGCAGCGAGAATGGCGTCAATGCACGCCTGAGGGTACAGTTCTGA
- a CDS encoding branched-chain amino acid ABC transporter permease — MSAMLLTQQILNGLLDGVYYLLIALGLSLIFSLGGIVNLAHGAFYAIGAYLTLVISPYLGFGGAFVVAPAAVALFGVLIERTLFRRFYRSDPILSLLLTFGLAMVAEQALRMIFGAPPLSYSIPPALRGQVAIGSFIYSFYRVVLLGIAVACVVGLWVLLQKTSFGRVVRAGVQNPDMVGALGISLQPYMAVVAALGIGLAGLAGVLLAPIYSIHPAMGQEIITPAFVVVVIGGLGSFWGVVIAALLVGLVKGVMVGIGYSAASTAAIYLLMLLVLLFRPRGLFGERITRFE, encoded by the coding sequence ATGTCTGCCATGTTGCTCACCCAGCAGATCCTCAACGGGCTGCTCGACGGCGTCTATTATCTTCTCATCGCGCTCGGCCTGTCGCTGATCTTCTCGCTGGGCGGGATCGTGAATCTTGCGCATGGCGCTTTCTATGCGATCGGCGCGTATCTGACGCTCGTGATCTCGCCCTATCTGGGATTCGGGGGCGCGTTCGTGGTCGCGCCTGCGGCGGTTGCGCTGTTCGGCGTATTGATCGAGCGGACGCTGTTCCGGCGGTTCTATCGCTCCGACCCGATCCTGTCGCTGCTGCTGACATTCGGCCTTGCGATGGTGGCGGAGCAGGCTTTGCGCATGATCTTCGGTGCGCCGCCATTATCCTATTCGATTCCGCCGGCCTTGCGCGGGCAGGTCGCGATCGGGAGCTTCATCTATTCGTTCTACCGCGTGGTGCTGCTCGGCATCGCCGTGGCCTGCGTGGTCGGGCTATGGGTGTTGCTGCAGAAGACGTCGTTCGGCCGCGTGGTGCGGGCGGGCGTGCAGAATCCCGACATGGTGGGTGCGCTCGGCATCTCGCTGCAGCCTTACATGGCGGTGGTCGCCGCCCTTGGTATCGGGCTTGCGGGCCTCGCCGGCGTGTTGCTGGCGCCGATCTATTCGATCCATCCGGCGATGGGGCAAGAGATCATCACGCCGGCTTTCGTCGTGGTGGTGATCGGCGGCCTCGGCTCGTTCTGGGGCGTGGTGATCGCGGCGCTGCTCGTCGGGCTCGTCAAGGGTGTCATGGTCGGCATCGGCTATTCGGCCGCGTCCACGGCGGCGATCTATCTGCTGATGCTTCTGGTGCTGCTGTTCAGGCCTCGCGGTCTGTT
- a CDS encoding GntR family transcriptional regulator, with product MKRPTALKLVEPLDRQTLGDRAYAQLADLLISGRLAPGDKLSLRTAAEVLGVSIMPVREAVSRLVADKALEVAANRAVRVPVMSATQFRDLTKVRIAIEGHAAAEAARMRGDDNLVAIGTAEAAMRAESLLKFPDLPRAVELNKTFHFAVYDAAQSPILVEIIRALWLKAGPVINLDLRGNPDRLAKGEAVRFHADVRKAIEQGDAEAARAGIAADISGAANFILSRGGLTI from the coding sequence TTGAAACGACCGACTGCGCTGAAGCTCGTGGAGCCGCTCGACCGCCAGACGCTGGGCGATCGCGCATATGCGCAACTGGCGGATCTGCTGATCTCGGGACGGCTCGCGCCCGGCGACAAACTGTCGCTTCGCACCGCGGCCGAAGTGCTCGGCGTGTCCATCATGCCGGTGCGTGAAGCGGTGTCGCGCCTCGTCGCCGACAAGGCGCTCGAAGTCGCGGCGAACCGCGCCGTGCGCGTCCCCGTGATGTCGGCCACGCAGTTTCGCGACCTCACCAAGGTGCGCATCGCCATCGAAGGCCATGCTGCAGCGGAAGCCGCGCGCATGCGTGGCGACGACAATCTCGTTGCCATCGGCACCGCCGAAGCGGCGATGCGCGCAGAAAGCCTGCTGAAATTTCCCGACCTGCCGCGCGCCGTCGAGCTCAACAAGACGTTTCACTTCGCCGTCTATGACGCCGCGCAGTCGCCCATTCTGGTGGAAATCATTCGCGCGCTCTGGCTCAAGGCCGGCCCCGTCATCAATCTCGATCTGCGCGGCAATCCTGATCGTCTCGCCAAAGGCGAAGCCGTCCGCTTTCACGCCGATGTCCGCAAGGCGATCGAGCAAGGGGACGCCGAAGCCGCCAGAGCCGGAATCGCAGCCGACATTAGCGGCGCCGCCAATTTCATCCTGTCACGCGGCGGCCTGACGATCTGA
- a CDS encoding invasion associated locus B family protein yields MTKHMITAAAVAAAILAAPAMAGAQSSDATKAMALPGGSSSLQETFEGWTLQCAATEAGRACNVQQQQRHRESKQLVLAVELATGANGAVSGAFVLPFGLRLASGAVLQIDDLPVSQPIAFSTCLPVGCVVPLTFDKAAITRLRSAKALKVTAAANEDGKAVPFAVSLNGLPAALDRLAALSQPAAKDGRKQ; encoded by the coding sequence ATGACGAAGCATATGATCACGGCGGCCGCAGTCGCGGCCGCGATCCTCGCGGCGCCGGCCATGGCTGGCGCCCAGTCAAGCGACGCGACGAAAGCAATGGCACTTCCCGGCGGCTCGTCGTCGCTGCAGGAGACGTTCGAAGGCTGGACGCTGCAATGCGCGGCAACGGAAGCTGGGCGCGCCTGCAACGTGCAGCAGCAGCAGCGTCACCGCGAGAGCAAGCAGCTCGTGCTCGCCGTCGAACTGGCTACGGGTGCGAATGGTGCGGTGAGCGGTGCATTCGTGCTGCCATTCGGGCTGCGGCTCGCCAGCGGAGCGGTGCTGCAGATCGACGACCTGCCGGTGTCGCAGCCAATCGCGTTCTCGACCTGCCTGCCTGTGGGATGTGTGGTTCCGCTCACCTTCGACAAGGCCGCCATCACTCGCCTGCGGAGTGCGAAGGCGCTGAAGGTGACGGCGGCGGCAAATGAAGACGGCAAGGCCGTTCCGTTCGCGGTCTCGCTCAACGGATTGCCAGCGGCGCTCGATCGGCTCGCGGCACTCTCCCAGCCCGCCGCGAAGGACGGGCGGAAGCAATGA